The stretch of DNA GCCGAGCGTGCCCTCGGCCGCTGGGCGGGGTTCAGCGTCGGGTGGCTCTACTGGTTCCTGCTGGTCGTCGTGCTCGCCGTGGAGGCGACCGGCGCCGCGCAGATCGCCAACGGCTGGGCGCCGGGCGTGCCGCAGTGGGCCTGGGTGCTCATCTTCATGCTGGTGTTCACCGCGGCCAACCTCGCCGCCGTGAAGAACTTCGGCGAGTTCGAGTTCTGGTTCGCCGCCCTGAAGGTCTTCGCGATCGTCGCTTTCCTGGTGCTCGGGCTGCTCGCGATCCTCGGGGTACTTCCGGACACTGATCCCGTGGGCCTCACCAACCTCACCGGGCACGGCGGTTTCCTGCCCAACGGCTGGGAGGGCGTGACGTCCGGCGTGCTCGCCGTCGTCTTCGCCTTCGGCGGCCTGGAGGTCGTGACGATCGCCGCGGCCGAGTCCGACGACCCGGTGCGCTCGGTCGCCCGCGCCGTGCGCAGCGCCGTCTACCGCATCCTGTTCTTCTACGTCGGTTCGATGCTGGTCATCGTGACGGTGCTGCCGTGGACGGCGGAGAAGGCCGGCGTCAGTCCGTATGTGACGGTCCTCGACTCGATCGGGGTGCCGTCCGCGGGCACGATCATGAACATCGTGGTGTTCGTGGCGCTGCTCTCGGCGCTGAACGCCAACCTCTACGGCTCGTCCCGGATGGTCTTCTCGCTGGCCGAGCGCGGCGAGGCGCCCAAGGCCCTGCTGAAGGTGTCGGGCGGTGGTGTCCCGCGCCGCGCCGTCCTCGCGTCGGTGGCCTTCGGCTTCGTGTCCGTCGTACTGAATCTGAAGTGGCCGGACTCGGTCTTCCTCTACATGCTCAACTCCGTCGGCGCGGTGCTGCTTTTCGTGTGGGCACTGATCGCGGTCTCCCAGCTGCGGCTGCGGCGGCGCATCGAGCGTGAGGCCCCGGAGCGGCTCGTGCTGCGGATGTGGGCGTTCCCGTATCTGACGTGGGCGGCGCTCGCGGCGATGGCGGCCGTGCTCGGCCTGATGCTGACCGACGACGGTGCGCGGCCGCAGCTGCTGTGGTCGGCGGGCGCGACGGGCCTGGTTCTCGTGGTCGCGGGGCTGCGGGAGTGGCGCATCGGCAGGGGCGCGCGGCGCACATGAAACGGATGTGAACATCTCGTGTCCACTGCTTCACAACGTGTGAGCGTCGTGTCCGTATAGCGGTCAGGTGTTCCCTGTCAGCGGTGCCGGACTTCAGACTGTGGGCCGCTCTCTCACCCCGCTCAGCCCCCGTCTCCGCTCCCCCGTCTCAGCTACTGAACAGGGCACGCCCATGTCTCGGACGTCCACCCCCCAGGACGCATCAACCGACGAGGCCCCCGAGGCCCCCAAGGTCGATTCACCGCTCGTCCACGGCCTCAAGCAGCGGCATCTCTCCATGATCGCCCTCGGTGGCGTCATCGGAGCGGGCCTCTTCGTGGGCTCCGGAGCGGGCATCGCCGCGGCCGGACCTTCGATCGTCCTCGCCTACGCGATATCCGGCGCGCTCGTCATGCTCGTGATGCGCATGCTCGGTGAGATGTCGGCGGCGAACCCGGCGTCCGGCTCCTTCTCGGTCCACGCCGAGCGGGCGATCGGCCCGTGGGCGGGCTTCACCGCCGGCTGGGGCTTCTGGTTCCTGCTCTGCGTCGCCGTCGGCCTCGAAGGCATCGGCGCCGCGAAGATCATGGTGGGCTGGTTCCCCGACAGCCCCGAGTGGGCCTGGGTCGCGCTCTTCATGCTGGTGTTCTGCGGGGCCAACCTGACGGCCGTGAAGAACTTCGGCGAGTTCGAGTTCTGGTTCGCCGCCCTCAAGGTCGGCGCGATCGCGCTCTTCCTGGGCATCGGCGTCCTGGCGATCCTCGGCATCCTGCCCGGCTCGGACGTCTCCGCGCCCGGCACGGCCAACCTCACCGGTGAGGGCGGCTTCATGCCGAACGGCACGGACGGCCTGATCATCGGCCTCCTCGCGTCCGTCTTCGCGTACGGCGGTCTGGAGACCGTCACGATCGCGGCCGCGGAGTCGAAGAACCCGGTCCAGAGCGTCGCCAAGGCCGTGCGCACGGCGATGTGGCGCATCGCCCTCTTCTACGTCGGCTCGATGCTCGTCGTCGTCACGCTGCTCCCCTGGGACAACAAGGAGGTCGTGGCGAAGGGCCCGTACGTCGCCACCCTCGACCACCTGGGCATCCCCGGCGCCGGCCAGATCATGAACGTCATCGTCCTGATCGCCCTGCTCTCCGCGATGAACGCCAACATCTACGGCGCTTCGCGCATGTCGTACTCCCTGATCGCGCGCGGCCAGGGCCCCAAGGTGCTCGGCCGCGTCGACAACGGCGTCCCGCGCCTCGCGGTCCTCGCATCCTCGGTCTTCGGCTTCGTCTGCGTCCTGCTCAGCTACTGGCGCCCGGACGACGTCTTCCCGTGGCTCCTGAACATGATCGGCGCGATGATCCTGGTCGTCTGGATCTTCATCGCCGTCTCGCAGCTGATCCTGCGCCGCAGGACGGAGCGCGAGGAGCCCGAGAAGCTGGTCGTGAAGATGTGGGCCTACCCGTTCCTGACGTGGATCGCCCTGGCCGCGATGGCGTACATCTTCTATCTGATGACGGAACAGCCGGACACGCGCAAGCAGCTCCTGGCGACGGGCACGCTGACGCTGGTGCTCGCGGTCATCGGATTCGTACGGCAGAAGACGGCGGAGAAGCGTGCGGCGGTCGCCGCCGAGTAGCGACACCTTCCCCGAGAGGGCCCCGAGTCGACGGACTCGGGGCCCTCTCGCGTTTCTCCCCCGACCTCCGGTCCTAGGACGAAGGGCTGATCACCCCTGCCCCGTGGAGACCCCCTCCTGCTGCTAGCCTGCACTTGCATATAGGTTGCAATAAGCGTTGCACTACAGCAGAGCAGCAGTCGGAGGGCTCGGACATGGCCATTTACACGCTTCCTGAACTTCCGTACGACTACGCGGCGCTCGAGCCGGTCATCAATCCCCAGATCGTCGAGCTGCACCACGACAAGCACCACGCGGCGTACGTGAAGGGCGCGAACGACACCCTTGAGCAGCTGGAGGAGGCGCGCGACAAGGAGACGTGGGGCGCCATCAACGGCCTGGAGAAGAACCTGGCCTTCCACCTCTCCGGCCACATCCTGCACAGCATCTACTGGCACAACATGAACAGCCCGAAGGACGGTGGCGGCGGCGAGCCGCTGGCCGCGGACGGTGTGGGCGACCTCGCGGACGCGATCACCGAGTCCTTCGGCTCCTTCGCCAAGTTCAAGGCCCAGCTGACCAAGGCCGCGGCGACCACGCAGGGTTCGGGCTGGGGCGTGCTCGCCTACGAGCCGCTCAGCAACCGCCTCATCGTCGAGCAGGTCTACGACCACCAGGGCAACGTCGGCCAGGGCTCGACGCCGATCCTGGTCTTCGACGCCTGGGAGCACGCCTTCTATCTGCAGTACAAGAACCAGAAGGTCGACTTCATCGACGCCATGTGGGCCGTCGTCAACTGGCAGGACGTGGCCAAGCGTTACGACGCCGCGAAGCAGCGCGTGAACAGCCTGCTGCTCGCTCCCTGAGCTCGGCCCCTGAGCTCGCCCCCTGAACGTCCTGCCTCGTGATCGTCTTCTCAACCTTCACTGAAGCAGGCGGATGGACGAAAGGCCCCCGTGAGGACATGACTCACGGGGGCCTTTCGGTATGCCGGGTTCCGGAGGACCGTGTCGACATGCCGACTCTACGGACCATGTACTGCAGTACCTGCAAACGGGACGAGCCGCACCACCCGCTGAGCAAAGGCGAGCAGCAGCAGCTCAAGGACGACTCCGGCCTGAAGCACACCGGCAACTACTGGGCCTGCGACGCACCGGGCTGCGGAACCCTGCGTACAGCTTTCGACAAGTCGCCCTTCTATCTGCCCCGCAAGCTCAAATAGCGGACTTCAGTCGAAGACCGGCCCCTGCGTACGCGTCCGCTTGATCTCGTAGAAGCCCGGCGTGGACGCCACGAGGAGTGTGCCGTCCCACAGCTTCGCCGCCGCCTCGCCCTTGGGGGCGGGCGTCACGACGGGGCCGAAGAAGGCGACCTGCTCGCCGTCCGCGCCCGGGACCGCGATGACAGGCGTGCCCACGTCCTGGCCGACCTTGTCGATGCCCTCCTGGTGGGAGGCGCGCAGCTGGGTGTCGTACTCGTCCGAGTCCGCGTAGTCCGCGAGGTCCTCGGGCAGGCCGACGTCCTTGAGCGCGGCGACGATCGCCTCGCGGGTCGAGCCCTCGCCCTGGTTGTGGAAGCGGGTGCCGAGGGCGGTGTAGAGCTTGCCGGTGTACTCGTCGCCGTGCTTCTGCTGGGCGGCGATGACCACGCGGACCGGCCCCCAGGCCTTGTTCTCCAGCATGTCGCGGTAGTCCTCGGGCAGCTCGTCGAGCCTGTCCTCCTTCAGTACGGCGAGGCTCATGACATGCCAGCGGACCTCGACGTCGCGGACCTTCTCCACCTCGAGCATCCAGCGCGAGGTCATCCAGGCCCACGGGCACAGCGGGTCGAACCAGAAGTCAACAGGGGTCTTGCCGGACTTGCCGTTCTCGGACATGTCTCTCCCTAGGGAATACGTGCGCGCTTGGCCAGGGGAACGTCAGTGATCTACCCGGGCATTCCCGGATACCGCGCGCTGAGGGCACATGCGAGGATCGTAGACATTCGTACAGGTCGTGCGATCCACGACTTACACCTGCGAGTACAAGGGAGTACCGCCCGTGCCCGGTGAGAATCTTTCCCGCGACGAGGCCCAGGAAAGGGCCGCGCTGTTGTCCGTCGACGGGTACGAGGTCTTTCTCGACCTGCGCTCCGCGATCGGCGAGAGCGACCAGGAGCCGCGCACGTTCCGCTCCGTCACGACCCTCCGCTTCCGCTCGGCCGAACCGGGCGCCACGAGCTTCGCCGACCTGATCGCCCCGAGCGTCACCGCGCTCTCCCTCAACGGCAGGGACCTGGACCCCTCCGAGGTCTTCGACGGCACCAGGATCACGCTGGAGGACCTGGCCGCGGAGAACGAACTGGTGGTGGACGCCCAGTGCGCCTACAGCCGTACCGGCGAGGGCATGCACCGCTTCGTCGACCCGGAGGACGGCGAGGTCTATCTCTACACGCAGTATGAGCCCGCGGACTCCCGGCGCGTCTTCGCCAACTTCGAGCAGCCCGACCTGAAGGCACCCTTCCGTTTCGAGGTGCAGGCTCCGGAGGGGTGGACCGCCTGGTCGAACGGCGCGGGTGAACTGACCGACGGCGTATGGAAGTTCGCCGAGACGAAGCCGATCTCGACGTACATCACGGCGATCGTCGCGGGTCCTTACCACTACGTGACGGACTCCTACAGCCGCACCTTCGACGACGGCACGACGCTGGACATCCCGCTCGGCGCGATGTGCAGGAAGGGCCTCGCGAAGCACTTCGACGCGGACGACGTCTTCCTGGTCACCAAGCAGGGGCTCGACTTCTTCCACGACAACTTCGACTACCCCTACCCCTTCGGGAAGTACGACCAGGCCTTCGTGCCCGAGTACAACCTGGGCGCGATGGAGAACCCCGGCTGTGTGACGTTCCGCGAGGAGTTCATCTTCCGCGGCAAGGTGACCCAGGCGTCGTACGAGCGCCGGGCCAACGTCATCCTGCACGAGATGGCGCACATGTGGTTCGGCGACCTCGTCACCATGCGCTGGTGGGACGACCTGTGGCTCAAGGAGTCCTTCGCCGACTTCATGGGCTCCTTCTCGATGGTCGAGGCGACGCGCTTCACCAACGGCTGGATCACCTTCGCCAACAACCGCAAGGCGTGGGCCTACCGCGCCGACCAGCTGCCGTCCACGCACCCGGTCACGGCCGACATCCGCGACCTGGAGGACGCCAAGCTCAACTTCGACGGGATCACGTACGCGAAGGGCGCATCGGTACTGAAGCAGCTCGTCGCCTACGCCGGACGTGACGCGTTCCTCGAGGGCGCCCGGCGCTACTTCAAGCGGCACGCGTACGGGAACACCCGGCTCGGTGACCTTCTGTCGGTCCTGGAAGAGACCTCCGGGCGCGACATGGCGTCCTGGTCGCGGGCGTGGCTGGAGACGGCGGGCGTCAACTCCCTGACGCCGCAGGTCCTGCTGAACGCGGAGGGCCGGATCACCGAGCTCTCCGTGGTCCAGGAGGCCGCCGAGTCGGACCCCGAACTGCGGCCGCACCGCGTGGCGGTGGGCCTGTACCGCCGCACGCCCGAGGGCGAGCTGACGCGGTACGCGCGCGCGGAGCTGGACGTCGAGGGGCCGCGCACCATCGTGTCCGAGCTGGCCGGCGAGGAGGCTCCCGATCTCGTCCTGGTCAACGACGACGACCTGACGTACTGCAAGATCCGCTTCGACGAGACCTCCCTCGACACGCTGCGGACGCACCTCGGCGACCTCACCGATCCCCTGGCCCGCGCACTGTGCTGGTCCGCGCTGTGGAACCTCACCCGGGACGCACTCATGCCCGCGCGGGACTTCATCGGTCTCGTGCTGCGGTTCGCGGGGCGCGAGAGCGACATCGGTGTGCTTCAGATGCTGCACACCTGGGCGGACTCGGCCCTTACCTTCTACGCGGCCCCCGAATGGCGCGAGGAGGGCGGGCGCGCGCTCGCCGAGGGCGCGCTGCGGGAGCTGCGGATCGCGGAGCCCGGCAGCCAGCATCAGCTGACGTGGGCGAGGTTCTTCGCCGCGGTGGCCTCGTCGGCGGCCGATCTCCAGCTGCTCCAGGGGCTGCTCGAAGGGACGGCGAAGATCGACGGCCTGGACGTCGACCAGGAGCTGCGCTGGTCCTTGCTGGGCCCGCTGGCCGCGCACGGCGTCGCCGACGAGCGGGCGCTCGCCGCCGAGCTGGTCCGGGACGACACGGCTTCGGGCAAGCGGCATCAGGTGCGCTGCCTGGCCGCGCGGCCCTCCGAAGCGGTCAAGGCGCAGGCGTGGGCCTCCGTGGTGGAGTCCGACTCCCTGTCCAACGCGCTGGTGGCGGCGACGATTTCGGGCTTCGCCCAGTCGTCGCAGCGGGAGCTGATCGCTCCGTACGCTCCCCTGTACTTCGCCGCCATCGAGCGGGTGTGGGCCGAGCGGTCCATCCAGATCGGGATGGACGTGGTGAAGGGCCTTTTCCCCCTCCTCCAGGACGATCAGGGGACCTTGGACGCGGCGGACCTGTGGCTCGCTTCCCACGAGTCGGCCGCGCCCGCGCTGCGGCGGCTCGTCCTTGAGGCACGGGACGACCTTGCGCGGTCGCTGCGGGCGCAGGGCTGCGACTCGGCTGCCGCTTCCTAGGCCGAGGGGGGGGAGAGCGGCTACCGGAACGTACCGCGCGCAAACGGACCTTTTCGGCAGTCGAACGTCTGCACTTTAGTGCAGGGTTGTCCGGTTATGTCGACGGGCCTGTAACAGCGGTTAGGGGGCGGAGCGACAGCGGGAATGGCCCGGTCATGAACCACAACACCCCGCTCTCCCCCCGCCCCCTCCGCCACCTCGCCGACGTCCAGCGCCGCGTCATGAGCACCGCCCAGCTCCGCGCCCACGGCATCTCCCCCGCCGACCTCGCCGCACACTGCCGCCCGGAAGGACCCTGGCAGCAGCTGCTCCCGGGGGTCTGTCTGCTGCACCCGGGGCCGCCGACCAGCGAAGAGCGCCTGCACGGCGCCCTGTTGTTCGCGGGGCGGCCACCGGCCAAGGCCGCGAAGACCGTGCCCGCACAGCCGGGCGCGGGCGAACCCCACGCCCCGTACGCCGACGCCCTGATCACGGGGCTCGCGGCGCTCGCCCTGCACCGCTTCTCGTCGGCTCCCCCGCTGCTCTCCCTGGACCGCATCGACGTCCTGGTCCCGCGCACCCGGCGGCTGCGCTCCACCGGCTTCGCCCGCCTCGTGCGGACCCAGGCCCTGCCGACCGCCGTACAGATCACCGGAGTTCCGGTGGCCCCGGTGCCGCGCGCTCTCGCCGACGCCGTGGCGGGGCTCACCGAGGCGTCCGCCGTGCGCAGGCTGCTCACCGAGGCGGTGCGCGGCGGGCACTGCGAACCGGCGTCCATCGTGCGGGAGTTGAACCAGGCGAAGCTGCTCACCCGCCCGCACGTCGTGGACGCCGTGGACTCGCTGCTCGCCGAAGGGCGGGCCATCGCCGAGGACCGGCTGTACCGCATGGTCACCGAGCACGGCCTGCCCGATCCGCTGTGGAACGTCGATCTGCGATTGCCCGGAGGACCGCACCTGGGTGGCGTCGACGCCTACTGGCCCGATCTGGCCGTCGCGGTCGAACTGGACACGCGGGCGCCCCGGCAGGGGTTCCGGCAGGACGACGACGCGCTGTGGTCCGAATACGCCCGCAAGCGGGAGCACTTGGAGCGGCTCGGCATCACCGTCGTCCACCTGACGCCCAGGAAGCTGCGCGAGTCGCTCGAACAGCAGGCGATGGTCGTACGGACGGCTCTGATGGCTTCGGGCGACCGTGATCCGGCGGCGTATGTGGTCGTGCTCCCCAGGTAGGACCCTGGGGCGGGGCGCACGACGGGCCCCGCCCCTTTACGTCACTTCCCGCAGAACTCGGCGTTCAGGATCGCGAACAAGTCGCCTTCCATGCTGTTGAAGTTCGCGGTGAGCGCATGACGGCCGTCCTCGGTCGACAGCATCATCGTCGTCGAGCCGTGCACATCACCGCCGTTCCCCCAGACGACCGTGCCGCACTTGGTCGTGCGGCTCACCAGGCCGAGCCCGTACCCCTCGTCCTCATCGCCCTCCCCCTGCGGGACGGTCCTCTTCATCTCGGCGAGCTGCTTCTTCGGCAGGAGCTTGCCGCGCAGCAGGGCGGTGTTGAAGCGGTTCAGGTCCGCCGAGTTGGAGATCACCCCGCCCGAGGCGCCCATCAGGGACGGGTTCAGTTCCGTCACATCGTGGGTCGTGGCGTCCGGGGCGCCGGACAGTTTCATGTACGCGCGCGAACTCGGCTCCGGCAGACGGAAATCCGTGCTCGGAGGCACGCTGGTGCCGCCAAGATCCAGCGGCTCGACGATGCGTCGCCGGATCTCGTCCGCGTACGCCTCCCCCGTCACCTTCTCGATGATCAGGCCGGCGAGGATGTAGTTGGTGTTGGAGTAGTTCCAGCCCTCGCCGGGGTCGAAGTCCGGCTCGTGGCGCATGGCGATGGCGACGTGCTGCTCGGGGGTCCAGGTGTCGTAGCGGTGTGCGAGGAACTTCTCGGTGAACACCGTGTCCTGGACGCCGGGGTCGGTCAGTACGTCGTAGATCCCGCTGGTGTGGTTGAGGAGCTGGCGCACCGTGATGCGGTCGCCGTCGTGGCCGTTGCCCTCGACGACGCCCGGCAGCCACCGCCCCACCTTGTCGTCGAGGCTCAGCTCCCCCTCGGCCACCAGTTGCAGCACCACTGTCGAGAGGAACGTCTTGCTGATGCTGCCGACGCGGTAATGGTCGTGGCCGCCCCGTGGGCTCTGCCGTTCGACGTCGCCGATGCCCGCGGCCGAATTCCAGGTGCCGTGCCTGTCCTTCACCTGGACCGTCACGCCGGGGGCTTCTTCGTTGACGGCGGCCTCCATCGCCTTCTGCGTCGCCCGGTGCCGATCGCCGTGGCCGGCGCCACGACCGGACTCCCCGGCGAGCGCGGGCGCCGCGAACGCCCCCGCCGCCACCGTCATGGCCACCCCCGCGGCCACGCCCATCAGGCCTCTTCTGCGCACTGGCATGTCTCCCCCTCCGCTCACCACGTGCTGTCGGCGGGAGGGACTCGTGGGGCTGGTGCGGAGGTTGACCGCCCCACGCGGGTTGAGCGGAATTCAGCCCTTCTTGAGGATGAGCTCCGTGTTCCGGTCGCCCGGCTCACCGCCCAGCGCGGGCTTGGCGCCAGGGGCGTTGAAGGACAGTTCGCGGTAGAGCGCGGCGAGGCCGGTCTGGGAGAGATCGGCGTAATCCGTGCGGTGCGGGGCCGACGACTCGATGAGGGTGGTGAAGAGGGAGATCGTGCCGTCGTGGTTGTCGCTCAGCTCCACCACGCGGGCCAGCTGCGGGAAGTCGATGTGCGAGGCCGTGGAGACCTCCCAGAACGAACCGCGCGGCGTCTGGTGAGCGGTGATCCTGTTCTTGTGGCTGTGGCCGTTGACCCAGGCCAGGACGGAACGGTGGCGGCCGAGCAGGGAGACGATCTCGTCGCCGCCGTGCCTGCCCTCGCGCGGTCGGTCCGGGTCCTGGCGCAGATTCCGCATGGTGCGGCTGGTGTGGTGAC from Streptomyces sp. BA2 encodes:
- a CDS encoding amino acid permease encodes the protein MHDAPLATTATEPEPLGGGLKQRHLTMLGLGGVIGAGLFVGSGAGIAVAGPGIVVSYLIAGALAMCVMRMLGEMSAAMPASGSFSVHAERALGRWAGFSVGWLYWFLLVVVLAVEATGAAQIANGWAPGVPQWAWVLIFMLVFTAANLAAVKNFGEFEFWFAALKVFAIVAFLVLGLLAILGVLPDTDPVGLTNLTGHGGFLPNGWEGVTSGVLAVVFAFGGLEVVTIAAAESDDPVRSVARAVRSAVYRILFFYVGSMLVIVTVLPWTAEKAGVSPYVTVLDSIGVPSAGTIMNIVVFVALLSALNANLYGSSRMVFSLAERGEAPKALLKVSGGGVPRRAVLASVAFGFVSVVLNLKWPDSVFLYMLNSVGAVLLFVWALIAVSQLRLRRRIEREAPERLVLRMWAFPYLTWAALAAMAAVLGLMLTDDGARPQLLWSAGATGLVLVVAGLREWRIGRGARRT
- a CDS encoding amino acid permease; protein product: MSRTSTPQDASTDEAPEAPKVDSPLVHGLKQRHLSMIALGGVIGAGLFVGSGAGIAAAGPSIVLAYAISGALVMLVMRMLGEMSAANPASGSFSVHAERAIGPWAGFTAGWGFWFLLCVAVGLEGIGAAKIMVGWFPDSPEWAWVALFMLVFCGANLTAVKNFGEFEFWFAALKVGAIALFLGIGVLAILGILPGSDVSAPGTANLTGEGGFMPNGTDGLIIGLLASVFAYGGLETVTIAAAESKNPVQSVAKAVRTAMWRIALFYVGSMLVVVTLLPWDNKEVVAKGPYVATLDHLGIPGAGQIMNVIVLIALLSAMNANIYGASRMSYSLIARGQGPKVLGRVDNGVPRLAVLASSVFGFVCVLLSYWRPDDVFPWLLNMIGAMILVVWIFIAVSQLILRRRTEREEPEKLVVKMWAYPFLTWIALAAMAYIFYLMTEQPDTRKQLLATGTLTLVLAVIGFVRQKTAEKRAAVAAE
- a CDS encoding superoxide dismutase; this translates as MAIYTLPELPYDYAALEPVINPQIVELHHDKHHAAYVKGANDTLEQLEEARDKETWGAINGLEKNLAFHLSGHILHSIYWHNMNSPKDGGGGEPLAADGVGDLADAITESFGSFAKFKAQLTKAAATTQGSGWGVLAYEPLSNRLIVEQVYDHQGNVGQGSTPILVFDAWEHAFYLQYKNQKVDFIDAMWAVVNWQDVAKRYDAAKQRVNSLLLAP
- a CDS encoding mycothiol-dependent nitroreductase Rv2466c family protein, with protein sequence MSENGKSGKTPVDFWFDPLCPWAWMTSRWMLEVEKVRDVEVRWHVMSLAVLKEDRLDELPEDYRDMLENKAWGPVRVVIAAQQKHGDEYTGKLYTALGTRFHNQGEGSTREAIVAALKDVGLPEDLADYADSDEYDTQLRASHQEGIDKVGQDVGTPVIAVPGADGEQVAFFGPVVTPAPKGEAAAKLWDGTLLVASTPGFYEIKRTRTQGPVFD
- the pepN gene encoding aminopeptidase N codes for the protein MPGENLSRDEAQERAALLSVDGYEVFLDLRSAIGESDQEPRTFRSVTTLRFRSAEPGATSFADLIAPSVTALSLNGRDLDPSEVFDGTRITLEDLAAENELVVDAQCAYSRTGEGMHRFVDPEDGEVYLYTQYEPADSRRVFANFEQPDLKAPFRFEVQAPEGWTAWSNGAGELTDGVWKFAETKPISTYITAIVAGPYHYVTDSYSRTFDDGTTLDIPLGAMCRKGLAKHFDADDVFLVTKQGLDFFHDNFDYPYPFGKYDQAFVPEYNLGAMENPGCVTFREEFIFRGKVTQASYERRANVILHEMAHMWFGDLVTMRWWDDLWLKESFADFMGSFSMVEATRFTNGWITFANNRKAWAYRADQLPSTHPVTADIRDLEDAKLNFDGITYAKGASVLKQLVAYAGRDAFLEGARRYFKRHAYGNTRLGDLLSVLEETSGRDMASWSRAWLETAGVNSLTPQVLLNAEGRITELSVVQEAAESDPELRPHRVAVGLYRRTPEGELTRYARAELDVEGPRTIVSELAGEEAPDLVLVNDDDLTYCKIRFDETSLDTLRTHLGDLTDPLARALCWSALWNLTRDALMPARDFIGLVLRFAGRESDIGVLQMLHTWADSALTFYAAPEWREEGGRALAEGALRELRIAEPGSQHQLTWARFFAAVASSAADLQLLQGLLEGTAKIDGLDVDQELRWSLLGPLAAHGVADERALAAELVRDDTASGKRHQVRCLAARPSEAVKAQAWASVVESDSLSNALVAATISGFAQSSQRELIAPYAPLYFAAIERVWAERSIQIGMDVVKGLFPLLQDDQGTLDAADLWLASHESAAPALRRLVLEARDDLARSLRAQGCDSAAAS
- a CDS encoding serine hydrolase domain-containing protein, which produces MPVRRRGLMGVAAGVAMTVAAGAFAAPALAGESGRGAGHGDRHRATQKAMEAAVNEEAPGVTVQVKDRHGTWNSAAGIGDVERQSPRGGHDHYRVGSISKTFLSTVVLQLVAEGELSLDDKVGRWLPGVVEGNGHDGDRITVRQLLNHTSGIYDVLTDPGVQDTVFTEKFLAHRYDTWTPEQHVAIAMRHEPDFDPGEGWNYSNTNYILAGLIIEKVTGEAYADEIRRRIVEPLDLGGTSVPPSTDFRLPEPSSRAYMKLSGAPDATTHDVTELNPSLMGASGGVISNSADLNRFNTALLRGKLLPKKQLAEMKRTVPQGEGDEDEGYGLGLVSRTTKCGTVVWGNGGDVHGSTTMMLSTEDGRHALTANFNSMEGDLFAILNAEFCGK